The Vigna unguiculata cultivar IT97K-499-35 chromosome 11, ASM411807v1, whole genome shotgun sequence genomic sequence ttttattggtagGGTttccttactattttgttgtttGTGATGATAGTATGGATCAAACAATGTCTTATTTGCTAAAATCATTGTCtgtttcttctcattttttaatgaaattggCTGTGTTGTTGACTAGGTTTTTTATCGGGGCTCTATACTAGCTATGCGTTACTATCTTTTCCATGCTAACTGTTGGGAATTgtctaagtgtgagtcaaagtcccacattgaatagaaaagacaaagttaaatactatataagaaAGTGACTGATCCCATAAccacataaccataaccaataaAGGGGTCACAAAGTGACTGACCGTATAACTATAATCaaaggggtcactcatacacCTTAAAGGAAATATACtatatggaaaagaaaaaaacaaggactcacccttgaggggagatgACTATAACAATGACTATAACCATAATCCatatgatgaaatatatataacctatcACTAACAAACCTTTTTTATCAGACTGCGGGTAAGAATGAGGAAGAGGAATTCAACACTGGACCATTATCTGTACTAATGATGAGTGTTAAAAATAATACGCAggtaaatattcattttaaatattgtatACTATTTTCGGAGGCAGCCCTAGAGGTATATTTTTCTAACACAACTTTACTTATGAAGGTATTGATAAATTGTCGGAACAACAAAAAGCTTCTGGGTCGTGTAAGAGCTTTTGATAGGCACTGCAACATGGTTCTTGAAAATGTCAGGGAGATGTGGACCGAGGTagggtttttctttttataaattaacttcTCTTCCATCTGTTTCACAAGCTAATCGATGTGGTACAATCAGGTGCCCAAGACTggtaaaggaaagaaaaaggcCCAGCCTGTGAACAAGGATAGATTCATTAGCAAAATGTTCCTCCGTGGAGATTCTGTCATCATTGTTCTTAGGAACCCCAAATAAGATTTTGCATTCATCTTGTAGAAGGAAATGACTCTCTGGTATTTgccttttttttcatatcttgaaattcttgaagAACACTTGTACCAATATCCTGTTCTTGTCTACATCCAATGGTTTGTATGGAATAGtttaaaaatgtatagttttttgttttccttattTTCTCCTAATCGATGCATTGCTTAGTTAtactgtatt encodes the following:
- the LOC114168762 gene encoding small nuclear ribonucleoprotein Sm D2-like: MSRPMEEDTAGKNEEEEFNTGPLSVLMMSVKNNTQVLINCRNNKKLLGRVRAFDRHCNMVLENVREMWTEVPKTGKGKKKAQPVNKDRFISKMFLRGDSVIIVLRNPK